The Staphylococcus sp. KG4-3 genome has a window encoding:
- a CDS encoding beta-class phenol-soluble modulin has translation MKDLFDSIRGIVSSAIDHNWQDMGAAIVGTVEHGVGLLTKILGIG, from the coding sequence ATGAAAGATTTATTCGACTCAATTAGAGGAATCGTATCATCGGCGATTGACCATAATTGGCAAGACATGGGCGCTGCTATCGTTGGTACAGTTGAGCATGGTGTAGGTTTGCTTACTAAAATTTTAGGAATAGGATAA
- a CDS encoding CsbD family protein → MKDENKLEQTKGNLKETVGNALGNDKLEQEGKEDKASGKVKEVAESAKDKVNDLVDKFKK, encoded by the coding sequence ATGAAAGATGAAAACAAATTAGAACAAACTAAAGGAAATTTGAAAGAAACAGTAGGTAATGCATTGGGCAATGATAAGCTTGAACAAGAAGGTAAAGAAGATAAAGCTTCTGGCAAAGTGAAAGAAGTTGCTGAAAGTGCTAAAGACAAAGTCAACGATTTGGTTGATAAATTTAAAAAATAG
- a CDS encoding TM2 domain-containing protein — MKVNKVIYVILAFILGWCGIHKFYSNQLLQGIIHLIFFWTGIPYIIAIISGIITIFFHKADEDGLITFEK; from the coding sequence ATGAAAGTAAACAAAGTAATCTATGTTATACTCGCATTCATATTAGGTTGGTGCGGAATTCATAAGTTTTACTCTAATCAACTTTTACAAGGTATTATCCATCTCATTTTCTTCTGGACGGGCATTCCATATATTATTGCAATAATAAGTGGAATTATTACTATTTTCTTTCATAAGGCAGATGAAGATGGCTTAATTACTTTTGAAAAATAA
- a CDS encoding GNAT family N-acetyltransferase — protein MIRKAKPSDTPKIAELCYIIWSELDIQMVEDIDKSRLLKIMEQSMIEVHYRGHYSNTWVYEIEGEVAGCLIAYPGDKEIALEQAWLDLNLDDDIRSYGTPMPMKEANDDEWYIETVATFPQYRGRGVATQLVKHIIESYSDEKWSLNCDVHNDGALYVYKKLGFQIASEFDLYGHMHYHMILPIIDGNK, from the coding sequence ATGATTAGAAAAGCGAAACCAAGTGATACACCTAAAATTGCTGAACTATGTTATATCATTTGGAGTGAACTTGATATACAAATGGTTGAAGATATAGATAAGTCACGACTTCTTAAAATTATGGAGCAAAGTATGATTGAGGTACATTATAGAGGACATTATAGTAATACGTGGGTCTATGAAATAGAAGGTGAGGTAGCGGGTTGCTTAATCGCATACCCTGGGGATAAAGAAATTGCACTTGAACAGGCGTGGTTAGATCTGAATTTGGATGATGATATCCGGTCATATGGCACACCTATGCCGATGAAAGAAGCGAATGATGATGAATGGTATATTGAAACTGTTGCGACCTTTCCTCAATATCGTGGTCGAGGTGTAGCAACACAGCTAGTAAAACATATTATAGAGTCATATAGTGATGAAAAGTGGAGTTTAAATTGTGATGTTCATAATGACGGGGCGCTTTACGTGTATAAAAAACTAGGCTTCCAAATTGCTAGTGAATTTGACTTATATGGACATATGCATTATCACATGATTTTACCAATTATCGATGGTAACAAATAA
- a CDS encoding 1,4-dihydroxy-2-naphthoate polyprenyltransferase, translated as MASQYQQYSTVKKYWQLMRPHTLTAAVVPVLVGTATSKIFILGSENKLNLSLFLAMLIACLLIQAATNMFNEYYDFKKGLDDHTSVGIGGAIVRNGMSPKLVLNLAIAFYIIAAILGIFIAIQSSFWLLPIGLVCMAVGYLYTGGPFPISWTPFGELFSGIFMGMIIILISFFIQTGNLQSLVVWISIPIVITIGLINMANNIRDRVKDKESGRKTLPILLGKNNSIRFLALMYIVAYVLVIYITFFQPGGSIFFLLALLSFPMPIKAVRRFKKNDTPQTMMPAMAATGKTNTFFGLLYALGIYISAILGGI; from the coding sequence ATGGCATCTCAATATCAACAATATTCTACTGTCAAAAAATACTGGCAGTTAATGCGACCACATACTTTAACTGCTGCAGTGGTGCCTGTACTTGTCGGTACTGCTACTTCAAAAATTTTTATCCTTGGTAGTGAAAACAAACTAAACCTTAGTCTTTTTCTAGCAATGTTAATCGCATGTTTGTTAATTCAAGCAGCAACAAATATGTTTAATGAATATTATGATTTTAAGAAAGGACTCGACGATCACACTTCTGTAGGTATTGGTGGTGCAATCGTTAGAAATGGTATGAGCCCTAAGTTAGTCTTGAACTTAGCTATTGCATTTTATATCATAGCTGCAATATTAGGTATATTTATTGCCATTCAAAGTTCATTTTGGTTATTACCTATTGGTCTTGTATGTATGGCTGTTGGATATTTATATACTGGCGGTCCATTCCCAATTTCATGGACTCCTTTTGGTGAATTATTTTCAGGCATATTCATGGGGATGATCATCATTTTAATTTCTTTTTTCATTCAAACAGGAAATTTACAAAGTTTAGTTGTTTGGATAAGCATCCCAATTGTTATTACTATCGGGTTAATTAATATGGCGAACAATATACGTGACCGCGTTAAAGATAAAGAAAGCGGCCGTAAAACGCTACCTATCTTACTTGGTAAAAATAATTCTATTCGCTTCTTAGCATTAATGTATATTGTCGCTTATGTATTAGTTATATATATCACTTTCTTTCAACCTGGTGGTTCAATCTTTTTCTTACTAGCATTGTTATCATTCCCTATGCCTATTAAAGCAGTGCGTAGGTTCAAGAAAAATGACACACCACAAACGATGATGCCTGCCATGGCAGCAACTGGTAAAACAAATACGTTCTTTGGTTTATTATATGCGCTAGGTATTTATATCAGTGCAATATTAGGTGGGATTTAA
- a CDS encoding isochorismate synthase: MTFDVKESEIVEAVYESNHTWVSVEAKLNYELDPTLLFHITEDCAGDRFYFKKNDNETSFFGYHAITRFKNDFENKQSIFREWEKYKNDIELIHPNSDKHHLKICGGFQFSTHKSGDEWREFGINHFILPEVLVTMEQGYTYITYTVKSDQFEISTFLSIIDKLTQTTVYPDFEIGNIKRIEDIYKDEWRDLVKDTIDILDESKKIVLARKRLIIFDKQIKIPYILNKASQGEHNSYLFILESQDSIFFSQTPEQLMEINNEILSTKAVAGTIKRTHQAELDKENIQAFLNDEKNLNEHRFVVESILNDISPYVEDVTYNQEPQILTNDHLYHLYTKIKGQLKYESYIGLLDNLHPTPALGGYPKFEALEYIEQNEFGTRGLYGAPVGYIDMYDNCEFIVAIRSMLIKKNQATLFAGCGIVSDSDADSEVEETAVKFNPMMKALGVEEYE, encoded by the coding sequence ATGACTTTTGACGTCAAGGAAAGTGAAATTGTCGAAGCGGTATACGAAAGTAATCATACTTGGGTCTCTGTAGAAGCAAAATTGAATTATGAATTAGATCCTACATTATTATTTCATATAACGGAAGATTGTGCGGGAGACCGTTTTTATTTTAAGAAAAATGACAACGAAACTTCATTCTTTGGCTATCATGCTATTACAAGATTTAAAAATGATTTTGAAAATAAACAATCTATTTTCCGTGAATGGGAAAAATATAAAAATGACATTGAATTAATTCATCCTAATTCTGACAAACATCATTTGAAAATATGTGGAGGTTTCCAGTTCTCAACACATAAATCTGGTGATGAATGGCGTGAATTTGGTATTAATCATTTTATCTTGCCTGAAGTATTAGTAACAATGGAGCAAGGATATACCTATATAACTTATACAGTGAAATCAGATCAATTTGAAATTAGTACGTTTTTATCAATTATAGATAAATTAACGCAAACAACTGTGTATCCTGACTTTGAAATTGGGAATATTAAGCGCATCGAAGACATATATAAAGATGAGTGGCGTGATTTAGTCAAAGATACGATTGACATATTAGATGAAAGTAAAAAAATTGTCTTAGCGAGAAAACGTTTAATAATCTTTGATAAACAGATTAAAATACCTTATATTTTGAATAAAGCTTCTCAAGGAGAACATAATAGTTATTTATTTATTTTAGAATCACAAGATAGTATTTTCTTTTCCCAAACACCAGAACAATTAATGGAAATAAACAATGAAATACTATCTACAAAAGCAGTGGCAGGTACGATAAAACGAACACACCAAGCTGAATTAGACAAGGAAAATATTCAAGCTTTTTTAAATGATGAAAAGAACTTAAATGAGCATCGCTTTGTTGTCGAAAGTATATTGAATGATATATCACCTTATGTAGAAGACGTAACTTATAATCAAGAACCACAGATATTAACTAATGACCATTTATATCATTTGTATACAAAAATTAAAGGTCAATTGAAATATGAATCTTATATAGGTTTATTAGACAACCTGCACCCGACGCCAGCACTAGGTGGTTATCCAAAATTTGAAGCATTAGAATACATTGAACAAAATGAATTTGGCACACGCGGACTTTATGGTGCACCTGTAGGCTATATTGATATGTATGACAACTGTGAATTTATCGTGGCTATTCGTTCGATGTTGATTAAGAAAAACCAAGCCACATTATTTGCAGGCTGTGGAATTGTAAGTGATTCTGATGCAGATAGTGAAGTAGAAGAAACTGCAGTTAAATTTAACCCTATGATGAAAGCTTTAGGAGTCGAGGAATATGAATAA
- the menD gene encoding 2-succinyl-5-enolpyruvyl-6-hydroxy-3-cyclohexene-1-carboxylic-acid synthase, whose translation MNNHTDALTKQVFTFVSELYAYGIREIVISPGSRSTPLAIAVEAHPKLKSWIHPDERSAAFFAMGLMKGSERPVAILCTSGSAAANYAPAVSESSLSHLPLVVLTSDRPHELRNIGAPQAINQTNMFQNYVQYQFDFPIVDTNEAEEFMTNTVKFQLQKASQFLYGPHRGPIHLNLPFREPLTPNIEKVEWLTSDMKILPHYQKTTSLKEISSIIKKSKGLIIVGDMQHQDIDQVLTFSTIHDMPILADPLSQLRREHHPNVVTSYDLLFRAGLQLDIDYIIRVGKPVVSKKLNQWLKETSAFQILIQNNDRPDAFPITPHVSYEMSANDFFRQLSETPIVERKRWLEKWQTLEKHAIVEIKDYVRTATDEAAYVANVLDKLTTSDALFVSNSMPIRDVDNLFIDCDAEVFANRGANGIDGVISTALGMAVHKKVTLLIGDLAFYHDMNGLLMSKLNDINLNIILLNNDGGGIFSYLPQKESAEDYFERLFGTPTGLNFEHTALLYDFAFDRYESIEAFKYADLSKFGAHIYEIITQREENKQQHLKLYKKLSDIVNVKL comes from the coding sequence ATGAATAATCATACAGATGCACTAACGAAACAAGTATTTACTTTTGTTTCAGAATTATATGCTTATGGCATAAGAGAAATAGTAATAAGCCCAGGATCACGTTCAACACCGTTAGCAATTGCAGTTGAGGCACACCCTAAATTAAAATCTTGGATTCACCCTGATGAAAGAAGTGCTGCGTTTTTTGCTATGGGGTTAATGAAAGGAAGCGAGCGCCCAGTTGCTATTTTGTGTACTTCAGGTAGCGCCGCTGCAAACTATGCACCTGCTGTTTCTGAGAGTAGTTTGAGTCATTTACCTTTAGTAGTACTTACAAGTGATCGTCCACATGAACTTAGAAATATTGGTGCGCCTCAAGCAATCAACCAAACGAATATGTTTCAAAATTATGTACAATATCAATTTGATTTTCCAATAGTTGATACGAATGAAGCGGAAGAATTCATGACTAATACTGTTAAATTCCAGCTACAAAAAGCAAGTCAATTTTTATATGGACCACATCGTGGCCCAATTCATTTGAATTTACCATTTAGAGAGCCATTAACTCCAAACATTGAAAAGGTTGAATGGTTAACATCAGATATGAAAATATTGCCACATTATCAAAAAACAACTAGTTTAAAAGAAATCAGTTCGATTATTAAAAAGAGTAAAGGTTTGATTATTGTTGGAGATATGCAACATCAAGATATTGATCAAGTACTAACTTTTTCAACGATACATGATATGCCAATATTAGCTGATCCATTGAGTCAACTAAGACGTGAACATCATCCTAATGTTGTGACGAGCTATGACTTACTGTTTAGAGCAGGTTTACAATTAGATATTGATTATATTATTAGGGTTGGTAAACCAGTTGTTTCCAAAAAATTAAATCAATGGTTAAAAGAAACTTCAGCATTTCAAATTTTAATTCAAAATAATGATAGACCGGATGCATTTCCAATTACACCACATGTTTCTTATGAAATGTCAGCCAATGATTTCTTTAGACAATTGTCAGAAACTCCAATTGTTGAACGTAAGCGTTGGTTAGAGAAGTGGCAGACATTAGAAAAACACGCGATTGTTGAGATTAAAGATTATGTAAGAACAGCAACAGATGAAGCTGCATACGTCGCGAACGTTTTAGATAAATTAACAACTTCAGATGCCTTGTTTGTTAGTAATAGTATGCCAATTCGTGATGTTGATAATTTGTTTATAGATTGTGATGCAGAAGTATTTGCAAACCGCGGTGCAAATGGCATCGATGGGGTAATTTCTACAGCATTAGGTATGGCAGTTCATAAGAAAGTAACACTATTAATAGGCGATTTAGCGTTTTATCATGATATGAATGGTTTATTAATGTCTAAATTAAATGATATTAATTTAAATATTATTCTACTCAATAATGATGGTGGGGGCATTTTTTCATATTTACCTCAAAAAGAATCGGCAGAAGATTATTTTGAGCGTTTGTTTGGTACACCAACAGGGCTTAATTTTGAACATACAGCTTTGCTTTATGATTTTGCTTTTGATAGATATGAATCAATTGAAGCGTTTAAATATGCTGATTTATCTAAATTTGGTGCTCATATTTACGAAATAATCACGCAACGTGAAGAAAACAAGCAACAGCATCTAAAACTCTATAAAAAGTTGAGTGATATTGTTAATGTTAAACTATAA
- the menH gene encoding 2-succinyl-6-hydroxy-2,4-cyclohexadiene-1-carboxylate synthase, translated as MLNYKFFQAKCDTDELLVMLHGFISDQQAFSEHVCVLQEKLNILTVDLPGHGQDDSDINHTWDFPFITNQLDEVLKLFQSYHLFLHGYSMGGRIALYYGIEGEITLAGLILESTSPGIEDLEDRNERQLVDQARAKVLEIAGLEIFVNDWEKLPLFYTQYELDKSIKKEIRDMRLRQNSLRLAKALRDYGTGQMPNLWPKLKQIKVPTCIIVGVLDGKFSKIAKKMETMIHNTELNEVERSGHTVHVEEFAEFDRIVLSFIHKEEQND; from the coding sequence ATGTTAAACTATAAATTTTTTCAAGCGAAATGCGATACAGATGAATTATTGGTTATGTTACATGGATTTATAAGTGATCAACAGGCTTTTAGTGAACATGTTTGTGTCTTACAAGAAAAATTGAATATTCTAACTGTAGATTTACCTGGTCATGGCCAGGATGACTCAGATATAAATCATACTTGGGATTTTCCATTTATTACAAACCAGTTAGATGAAGTATTAAAGTTATTCCAAAGTTATCATTTATTTTTACACGGTTATTCAATGGGTGGTAGAATTGCATTATACTATGGAATTGAAGGAGAAATTACCTTAGCAGGATTGATTTTAGAAAGTACATCTCCAGGGATAGAAGATCTAGAAGACCGTAATGAAAGGCAATTGGTTGATCAGGCTAGAGCGAAAGTGCTAGAAATTGCAGGTTTAGAAATTTTTGTTAATGATTGGGAAAAGTTACCGCTTTTCTATACACAGTATGAATTAGATAAATCCATTAAAAAAGAAATACGTGATATGCGATTACGTCAAAATTCATTGCGTTTAGCAAAAGCATTGCGTGATTACGGTACTGGACAAATGCCAAATTTATGGCCGAAGTTAAAGCAAATTAAAGTGCCAACTTGTATAATAGTAGGTGTTCTAGATGGTAAATTTTCTAAGATTGCTAAAAAAATGGAAACTATGATTCACAATACGGAGTTAAATGAAGTAGAACGAAGTGGTCATACAGTACATGTGGAAGAATTTGCAGAATTTGATAGAATAGTATTAAGTTTTATTCATAAGGAGGAGCAAAATGACTAG
- the menB gene encoding 1,4-dihydroxy-2-naphthoyl-CoA synthase has translation MTRQWETIKEYKEIKYEIYDGIAKVTINRPEVRNAFTPNTVQEMIDAFTRARDDQRISVIILTGEGDKAFCSGGDQKVRGHGGYVGDDQIPRLNVLDLQRLIRVIPKPVVAMVRGYSIGGGHVLSVVCDLTIAADNAIFGQTGPKVGSFDAGYGSGYLARIVGHKKAREIWYLCRQYDAQQALDMGLVNTVVPLDQVEDETVQWCQEMKQHSPTALRFLKAAMNADTDGLAGLQQMAGDATLLYYTTDEAKEGRDAFKEKRDPDFDQFPKFP, from the coding sequence ATGACTAGACAGTGGGAAACAATTAAAGAGTATAAAGAAATTAAATATGAAATATATGATGGTATTGCAAAAGTGACGATTAATCGTCCTGAGGTTCGTAACGCATTTACACCAAATACAGTACAGGAAATGATAGACGCATTCACAAGAGCACGTGATGACCAACGTATTTCTGTTATTATCTTAACTGGTGAAGGAGATAAAGCATTTTGTTCAGGAGGAGATCAAAAAGTACGTGGCCACGGTGGTTACGTAGGTGATGATCAAATTCCTCGTTTAAATGTATTAGATTTACAAAGACTTATCCGTGTTATTCCGAAACCTGTCGTTGCAATGGTGAGAGGTTATTCAATCGGTGGTGGGCACGTCCTTAGCGTTGTTTGTGACTTAACAATCGCAGCAGATAATGCCATCTTTGGACAAACTGGCCCTAAAGTTGGATCATTTGATGCTGGGTACGGTTCAGGTTATTTAGCTCGTATCGTAGGACACAAAAAAGCTCGCGAGATATGGTACTTATGCCGTCAATATGACGCTCAACAAGCTTTAGACATGGGCTTAGTAAATACAGTTGTTCCATTAGACCAAGTTGAAGATGAAACAGTTCAATGGTGTCAAGAAATGAAACAACATTCACCAACGGCTTTAAGATTCTTGAAAGCAGCTATGAATGCAGACACTGATGGTTTAGCTGGACTTCAACAAATGGCTGGTGACGCTACTTTACTTTACTATACAACAGATGAAGCAAAAGAAGGCAGAGATGCATTTAAAGAAAAACGCGATCCAGACTTTGATCAATTCCCTAAATTCCCATAG
- a CDS encoding MarR family winged helix-turn-helix transcriptional regulator produces MTIDIYDQMRKEMCYLFYITSKEVVNRFNKYLKRYDISFPNYIVLLYIENETPIYIKTLCNELYLDSGTISPIIKRLEKKELIRRLRTEDDERRVKVMLTTKGIKLKEEFSKISEEVIQQFDMEKEDSLAYYQILKTFAEKNIYSKNDNRKD; encoded by the coding sequence ATGACAATAGATATATATGATCAAATGAGAAAAGAAATGTGTTATTTGTTTTATATTACAAGTAAAGAAGTTGTAAACAGGTTTAATAAGTATTTGAAACGGTATGATATAAGTTTTCCTAACTATATTGTTTTATTGTATATAGAAAATGAAACTCCAATATACATAAAAACGTTATGTAATGAATTGTACTTAGATTCAGGAACAATCAGTCCAATCATTAAAAGGCTAGAGAAAAAAGAATTGATTCGTCGTCTTAGAACAGAGGATGATGAAAGAAGAGTGAAAGTAATGTTAACTACAAAGGGGATAAAATTAAAGGAAGAATTTTCTAAAATTTCAGAAGAAGTGATTCAACAATTTGACATGGAAAAGGAAGATTCATTAGCTTATTATCAGATATTAAAAACGTTTGCTGAAAAAAATATTTATTCTAAAAATGACAATAGAAAAGATTAA
- a CDS encoding aminotransferase class I/II-fold pyridoxal phosphate-dependent enzyme gives MKLSLNNNSKHLSAPSIRQFSNRIKGIEDCINLTIGQPDFPMPKEVKAAYINAINEDQTSYSHNKGLIETRNAVSQYFEQRYGFTYRSEEIIITNGASEALDTALRSIIDEGDEILVPGPVYAGYIPLIKTLGGIPVYIDTTVSDYKVTPEALEKHITQNTKAVLLNYPTNPTGVILSYSEVQAIANKLKDKEIFIISDEIYAENTFTGKHTSFAEFEVIRDQLLLVGGLSKSHSATGIRIGFLIGPEYLIEKLTFMHAYNCICANVPAQIACIAALNEGLEAPQYMNEAYIERRDFLISKLESMGFELDAKPEGAFYVFPSIKNFTEDDFDFCVDILENAHVAIVPGSAFTDIGKGHVRISYAYELDALKEAMRRLEQYLAQNFNS, from the coding sequence ATGAAACTTTCATTAAATAACAATTCAAAACATTTATCAGCACCTAGCATCCGTCAATTTTCAAATCGTATTAAAGGGATTGAAGATTGTATTAACTTAACTATAGGCCAACCAGACTTTCCTATGCCTAAAGAGGTGAAAGCTGCGTACATAAATGCGATTAATGAAGATCAAACGAGTTATTCACATAACAAAGGATTAATTGAAACAAGAAATGCAGTGAGTCAATATTTTGAACAACGCTATGGCTTTACATATAGGTCGGAAGAAATCATTATCACTAATGGTGCTAGCGAAGCCTTAGATACTGCTTTAAGAAGTATAATCGATGAAGGAGATGAAATATTAGTTCCTGGACCAGTATATGCTGGCTACATTCCACTTATCAAAACACTTGGAGGTATTCCAGTTTACATTGATACGACGGTATCTGACTACAAAGTAACACCTGAAGCACTGGAAAAACATATAACCCAAAATACTAAAGCAGTACTACTAAACTACCCTACTAATCCAACCGGCGTGATATTGTCTTATAGTGAAGTACAAGCCATTGCTAACAAATTGAAAGATAAAGAGATTTTTATCATTAGTGATGAAATCTATGCTGAAAATACTTTTACTGGTAAACATACTTCTTTTGCAGAATTTGAAGTAATTCGCGATCAATTATTACTTGTTGGCGGGTTAAGCAAATCACATTCTGCTACTGGCATACGTATTGGATTTTTGATTGGTCCAGAGTATCTAATTGAAAAATTAACTTTTATGCATGCTTATAATTGTATTTGTGCCAACGTTCCTGCTCAAATTGCATGTATTGCAGCTTTAAATGAGGGTTTAGAAGCGCCGCAATACATGAATGAAGCATATATCGAACGACGTGACTTTTTAATTAGTAAATTAGAATCAATGGGGTTTGAACTAGATGCTAAACCCGAGGGTGCATTTTATGTTTTTCCTAGCATTAAGAATTTTACAGAAGATGACTTTGACTTTTGTGTAGATATTTTAGAAAATGCACATGTTGCCATTGTTCCTGGTTCTGCATTTACCGATATTGGCAAAGGCCACGTACGTATTTCTTATGCATATGAACTTGATGCATTAAAAGAAGCTATGAGAAGATTAGAACAATATCTTGCTCAAAATTTTAATTCATAA
- a CDS encoding acyltransferase family protein, whose product MSQLKERDYFFDNARAALIFLVVFGHLLQPYTEASSYLSSLYLTIYSFHMPGFLFISGYFAKKAGEVGYLEKVSKKLLVPYVIFFGFFSFYYYLTGKEDSVQFDPFDPVFALWFLLTLFFFHVILVIVKDYKPYYVLPIAVIISLFAGYSENIDNYLSFSRTIMFFPIFYIGYLFTNKHTQLLRNKKFLPIAIITLLAFYVLYTYHPINSNWLLGDSPYMSLEGKLDFYSPIKRLLLYVIVLITMFAFFNLIPEKEKFYTYIGRRTMHVYLLHGLFIGIIRGFEIYPFKDHISILTYLYLVIVTSIIVYILSTRFVSKWTNPIINLQSPFKFKG is encoded by the coding sequence ATGTCACAATTGAAAGAAAGAGATTACTTTTTCGATAATGCAAGAGCTGCACTGATTTTTCTTGTAGTCTTTGGTCATCTATTACAGCCATATACAGAAGCCAGCTCTTATTTATCTTCATTGTATTTAACAATATACAGCTTTCATATGCCAGGATTTTTGTTTATTTCAGGTTATTTTGCAAAAAAAGCTGGTGAAGTTGGTTATTTAGAAAAAGTATCAAAAAAATTATTAGTTCCATATGTTATATTCTTTGGCTTTTTCTCTTTTTACTATTACTTAACTGGTAAAGAAGATAGTGTTCAGTTCGATCCTTTTGATCCAGTATTTGCATTATGGTTTTTACTTACATTATTCTTTTTCCACGTAATATTAGTAATAGTTAAGGATTATAAACCATATTATGTATTACCTATAGCAGTGATCATTTCACTATTCGCTGGGTATTCTGAGAATATAGATAATTACTTAAGCTTTTCTAGGACGATTATGTTCTTCCCAATATTCTATATAGGCTATTTATTTACAAATAAACATACACAGCTTTTAAGAAATAAAAAGTTTCTACCAATAGCTATCATCACTTTACTAGCCTTTTATGTTCTATACACCTATCACCCAATTAACTCCAATTGGTTGCTAGGCGATTCGCCCTATATGTCACTTGAAGGAAAGCTAGATTTCTATAGCCCAATCAAAAGATTGTTATTATATGTTATCGTTTTAATTACGATGTTTGCTTTCTTTAATCTAATACCTGAAAAAGAAAAATTTTATACATATATAGGTCGTAGAACAATGCATGTGTATTTACTACATGGTTTATTTATTGGTATCATCCGTGGCTTTGAAATATATCCATTTAAAGATCATATCAGTATCTTAACCTATCTTTATTTAGTTATTGTTACGTCTATAATTGTATATATACTGTCAACACGGTTTGTATCTAAATGGACAAACCCAATTATAAATTTACAATCTCCTTTTAAATTCAAAGGATAA
- a CDS encoding MarR family transcriptional regulator — MYKQLEQLITLTGNDLNLVSRRFGQRTDLTPEQLEMLRILYNYEVLSQYDLTMKINKEQSIVSRWIKKLCQMGYITSKQSNKDMRCKVLMVTEKAKELVRQINEVRVALIEARCQNLTSKDIENLNKLLYKLNVHQVYMH; from the coding sequence ATGTACAAACAACTAGAACAGTTAATTACACTTACAGGTAATGATTTGAATTTGGTAAGTAGAAGATTTGGTCAGAGAACTGATTTGACTCCTGAGCAATTAGAAATGTTAAGAATATTATATAACTATGAAGTGTTATCTCAGTATGATTTGACTATGAAAATTAATAAAGAACAATCGATTGTTTCGCGTTGGATAAAAAAGTTATGTCAGATGGGGTATATAACGAGCAAGCAATCCAATAAAGACATGAGATGTAAAGTTTTGATGGTTACAGAAAAGGCGAAAGAATTGGTACGACAAATTAATGAGGTTAGAGTAGCTTTGATTGAAGCACGTTGCCAAAATCTTACATCTAAAGACATAGAAAATTTAAACAAATTACTATATAAGTTAAATGTACACCAAGTATATATGCACTAG